In Colias croceus chromosome 12, ilColCroc2.1, one genomic interval encodes:
- the LOC123696514 gene encoding 28S ribosomal protein S18a, mitochondrial-like, which yields MALLAKTTFSLIKNAITSTSVRALSLTQQLNIKELREYKEGNKLVVEGVTIPSPRSEVLVKAENVPGLALPEAEKPLCYMCKLGLDVKHTDVLILSQFVRSDGCMLPRRITGLCRRQQFKVGKMVTMAQKAGLMINLTPSFCKKDPKKRYGFKKFNTYFDESTIFMKRIPDQKDKFKR from the exons ATGGCCTTACTTGCAAAAACtacattttctttaattaaaaatgcgaTAACATCAACTTCTGTACGGGCATTGTCCCTAACCcaacaattaaatataaaggaAT TGAGAGAATATAAAGAGGGAAATAAATTAGTAGTCGAAGGTGTAACAATCCCATCGCCGCGTTCAGAAGTGTTGGTAAAGGCGGAGAATGTACCCGGCTTGGCTTTACCTGAAGCCGAGAAACCGCTATGTTACATGTGTAAATTGGGGCTGGATGTTAAGCATACCGATGTCTTGATATTGAGTCAATTCGTTCGATCAGACGGCTGCATGCTACCACGTCGTATCACTGGTCTATGTAGGAGACAACAGTTTAAAGTTGGCAAAATGGTAACAATGGCACAAAAAGCTG gtCTTATGATTAACCTAACTCCATCATTTTGTAAGAAGGATCCAAAGAAAAGATATGGATTCAAAAAGTTCAACACTTACTTTGATGAGTCAACTATCTTTATGAAGAGAATACCAGATCAAAAGGATAAATTTAAGcgataa